One Coffea arabica cultivar ET-39 chromosome 5e, Coffea Arabica ET-39 HiFi, whole genome shotgun sequence DNA segment encodes these proteins:
- the LOC113688531 gene encoding pentatricopeptide repeat-containing protein At3g59040-like gives MMMFLKPSTSISVPSSSLWSGNSSSNGNFMDGNLKICKRAEVVCLGMLAPRKFMQKRKKVEYFKDAHDEADQKSWRRLMNQIEEEGSAVSVLKNHRLKNESLPKDLVLGTLVRFKQLKKWNLVAEVLEWLRTEHWWDFNEMDFLMLITAYGKLGDFVKSERILSYMNRKAYPPSVISHTALMEAYGKGGQYNKAEAIFRKMQSTGPEPSALTYQIILKTFVEADRFKEAEEIFESLLSKDASPLKPDQKMFHMMIYMYKKAGNYDKARQLFSLMAERGVKQTTVTYNSLMSFETNYKEVSKIYDQMQRAKVQPDVISYALLIKAYGKARREEEALAVFEEMLDAGVRPSQKAYNILLDAFAISGMIEQARIVFKSMRRDRCTPDLCSYTTMLSAYVNVSDMEGAEKFFKRIKQDGFQPNIVTYGTLIKGYAKVNDLDKMMEKYKEMRLCGIRPNQTVFTTIMDAHGKNVGFDSAVIWYNEMGSTGVIPDQKSKNILLSLAKSAEEKAEAYELIGYADEQKKNVIVHADNDNRDNVDEDFDDAAEQSCLIDTKEELVLR, from the exons ATGATGATGTTTCTCAAACCTTCCACGTCAATTTCAGTTCCTTCCTCTTCCTTGTGGAG TGGCAATTCAAGTAGTAATGGTAATTTTATGGATGGCAATCTTAAGATATGTAAAAGAGCTGAGGTGGTATGCCTCGGCATGTTGGCACCGAGGAAGTTTATGCAAAAGAGGAAGAAAGTTGAGTATTTTAAAGATGCCCATGATGAAGCAGATCAGAAGAGCTGGAGGAGACTGATGAACCAAATTGAGGAGGAGGGTTCTGCTGTTTCAGTGCTCAAAAACCATAGGCTGAAGAATGAGTCTCTTCCCAAAGACTtggttcttggaactttagtaaGATTCAAGCAGCTCAAGAAATGGAACCTTGTTGCTGAG GTGCTTGAATGGCTTCGAACAGAGCACTGGTGGGACTTTAATGAAATGGATTTTTTGATGCTAATTACAGCATATGGAAAACTTGGGGACTTTGTTAAATCAGAGAGGATTCTAAGCTACATGAACAGAAAAGCATATCCACCAAGTGTGATATCCCATACTGCCCTCATGGAAGCGTATGGCAAAGGTGGACAATATAACAAGGCTGAAGCAATATTTCGGAAGATGCAGTCTACAGGCCCTGAACCTTCTGCTTTAACATATCAGATAATCCTTAAAACCTTTGTTGAG GCTGACAGATTCAAAGAAGCTGAAGAAATCTTTGAATCTCTTCTAAGCAAGGATGCTTCACCTCTGAAACCTGATCAGAAGATGTTCCACATGATGATTTACATGTACAAGAAAGCAGGAAATTATGATAAAGCTCGTCAATTATTTTCTCTGATGGCTGAGCGAGGAGTTAAGCAAACAACAGTTACGTATAATAGCTTAATGTCATTTGAGACTAACTACAAGGAGGTTTCAAAAATCTATGACCAG ATGCAACGGGCCAAAGTTCAGCCTGATGTTATAAGCTATGCTTTACTCATTAAAGCATATGGAAAAGCTAGAAGAGAAGAAGAGGCATTAGCTGTTTTTGAAGAGATGCTTGATGCAGGTGTCAG GCCATCCCAGAAAGCTTATAACATTTTGCTCGATGCATTTGCAATCTCGGGAATGATTGAACAAGCTCGCATTGTCTTCAAAAGCATGCgaagagacag GTGTACACCGGATCTTTGCTCCTACACAACAATGTTGTCAGCCTATGTCAATGTATCTGATATGGAGGGTGCTGAGAAATTCTTTAAAAGGATAAAGCAAGATGGATTCCAACCCAATATTGTCACTTATGGAACTCTGATAAAAGGATATGCCAAAGTAAATGATCTTGATAAGATGATGGAGAAGTACAAGGAAATGCGTCTGTGTGGTATCAGACCAAATCAGACTGTGTTCACTACCATTATGGATGCACATGGCAAGAATGTGGGTTTTGACAGTGCTGTAATCTGGTACAATGAGATGGGATCTACTGGAGTGATCCCTGATCAAAAATCAAAGAATATCCTTCTGTCTTTGGCAAAGTCTGCAGAAGAAAAAGCAGAAGCTTATGAGCTAATAGGATATGCAGATGAACAGAAGAAAAATGTTATCGTCCATGCTGATAATGATAATCGTGATAATGTTGACGAGGACTTTGATGATGCTGCTGAACAAAGCTGTTTAATTGACACAAAAGAAGAATTGGTACTTAGATGA
- the LOC113688391 gene encoding uncharacterized protein, producing MKESTSFPRLKNDDVLNILDKYGISPPIKGLPRDRSEAAVHYYYYYGVFQHLAQEGYLSTTSKSLCIRGTKLDQEVNALKSVGISDVIMISGQSFDRFGNNTFDFAFFGPRTSLDFVLVDQPFEIASEVCRILRFGGYLVVHIAVKDEYSFNSFLSLFTCCRLTTFRDIKGLNSTSSLREVVLRKSLEDSISDDTAQRCDNITVPEYKRDLIGDLEPLEEKEPMEDWTEQGKNRESIRLFRYLPTMVDLIYKRRYIYIDSGARTYDSTIGNWFKKLYPKQNKNFEIFAIEADKSFHEEYKRKKDVTLLPYAAWIRNETLVFGTRNKKREYTGRIQSGRPQVFQDYKGEQNVVQAFDFADWLIRSFSKQDFVVLKMDVEGTEMDLIPRLVESGAICLIDELFLECHYDRWVKCCSGKRTKRYNSTYDQCFNLFSKLRQAGSLVHQWW from the coding sequence ATGAAGGAAAGTACCAGCTTCCCCAGATTGAAAAATGACGATGTTCTTAACATCTTGGATAAATACGGCATTTCACCTCCCATAAAAGGTTTGCCCCGTGACAGATCAGAAGCAGCAGTCCACTACTATTACTATTATGGAGTGTTTCAACATCTGGCTCAAGAAGGATACCTTTCTACAACCTCAAAATCATTATGCATCCGAGGCACAAAATTGGATCAAGAAGTCAATGCATTGAAGAGTGTTGGTATTTCTGATGTTATCATGATTTCAGGTCAAAGTTTTGATCGATTTGGAAACAATACTTTTGATTTCGCATTTTTTGGTCCAAGAACTagtctggattttgtgttagTTGACCAGCCTTTTGAAATTGCTTCTGAAGTTTGTAGGATTCTTAGATTTGGAGGGTACTTAGTTGTTCACATAGCAGTTAAAGATGAGTATAGTTTTAACTCTTTTCTTAGTTTATTCACCTGCTGTAGATTAACAACATTTAGAGACATTAAAGGCTTGAATTCGACCTCTTCTCTTCGTGAAGTAGTACTAAGAAAAAGTTTGGAAGATTCGATTTCGGATGATACTGCCCAAAGATGTGATAATATCACAGTTCCAGAGTACAAGCGGGATTTAATTGGCGATCTTGAGCCATTGGAAGAAAAAGAACCAATGGAAGACTGGACCGAACAGGGAAAGAACCGCGAGAGCATCAGGTTATTCAGGTATCTCCCTACCATGGTTGATTTAATTTACAAGAGGAGGTACATTTACATTGACTCGGGAGCTCGAACTTACGATTCAACGATtggaaattggtttaagaagctGTATCCAAAGCAAAacaaaaactttgaaatcttcGCAATTGAAGCAGACAAATCTTTTCATGAAGAGTACAAAAGGAAGAAGGATGTCACGCTTCTGCCATATGCAGCATGGATAAGGAATGAGACATTAGTCTTTGggacaagaaataaaaaaagggaATATACAGGCAGGATTCAATCAGGACGGCCACAAGTTTTTCAGGACTACAAGGGGGAGCAAAATGTTGTACAAGCCTTTGATTTCGCAGATTGGTTGATAAGGTCATTTTCCAAGCAAGATTTTGTAGTCCTTAAAATGGATGTTGAAGGAACTGAAATGGATTTGATCCCAAGATTGGTGGAGAGTGGAGCAATTTGTTTGATTGATGAGTTGTTCTTGGAATGTCATTATGATCGTTGGGTGAAATGTTGTTCGGGTAAGAGGACTAAGAGGTACAACTCCACATATGATCAATGCTTTAATTTGTTCTCAAAACTCAGGCAGGCTGGTAGCCTTGTGCATCAATGGTGGTGA